A stretch of Usitatibacter palustris DNA encodes these proteins:
- a CDS encoding ABC transporter ATP-binding protein yields the protein MTADPILETRGLTKEFKGFVAVNNVNLKIQRGTIHALIGPNGAGKTTVFNLLTKFLPPTGGTILYKGEDITRDNPADVARRGIIRSFQISAVFPNLSVLENVRLALQQKLGTSFHFWKSEKSLDTLNDAALAILDRVGLRSFSHTHAGELAYGRKRTLEIATTLAMEPELMLLDEPTAGMGHEDVDRVRDLIQEVAKGRTVLMVEHNMSVVSGICDTITVLQRGAVLAEGPYAEVSANPQVIEAYMGTAHA from the coding sequence ATGACCGCCGATCCCATTCTCGAAACCCGTGGACTCACTAAGGAGTTCAAGGGCTTCGTCGCGGTCAACAACGTCAACCTCAAGATCCAGCGCGGCACCATCCATGCGCTGATCGGCCCCAACGGCGCGGGCAAGACCACCGTCTTCAACCTGCTCACCAAGTTCCTGCCGCCCACCGGCGGGACGATCCTCTACAAGGGCGAGGACATCACCCGCGACAACCCCGCCGACGTCGCCCGGCGCGGGATCATCCGCTCCTTCCAGATTTCCGCCGTGTTCCCGAACCTCTCGGTGCTGGAGAACGTGCGCCTGGCACTCCAGCAAAAGCTCGGCACGAGCTTCCATTTCTGGAAGAGCGAGAAGTCGCTCGACACGCTCAACGATGCCGCGCTCGCGATCCTCGATCGCGTCGGCCTGCGCAGCTTCTCGCACACGCACGCGGGGGAGCTCGCGTACGGTCGCAAGCGCACGCTCGAGATCGCCACCACGCTCGCGATGGAACCCGAGCTGATGCTCCTCGACGAACCCACGGCCGGCATGGGCCACGAGGACGTGGATCGCGTGCGCGACCTCATCCAGGAAGTCGCCAAGGGCCGCACCGTGCTGATGGTCGAGCACAACATGAGCGTGGTCTCGGGCATCTGCGACACGATCACGGTGCTCCAGCGCGGCGCCGTGCTCGCCGAAGGTCCTTATGCCGAGGTGTCGGCCAATCCCCAGGTGATCGAGGCGTACATGGGAACGGCGCATGCCTAA
- a CDS encoding acyl-CoA synthetase, producing MDRNPANFAPLSPVTFLARAAEVYPGKVAIRHGAQSITYRQFDERVRRFASALVKRGIVHGDTVATVAPNVPAQLEAHYAVPGLGAVLNAINYRLDARTIAFILDHGEAKILLVDGEFAPVVAEALKLCKAKPLVVDVDDGVGPCIGSMTYADLLEEGDAAFELPGPRDEWDSMCLLYTSGTTGDPKGVVYHHRGGYLNSLGNALMFGLSAESVYLWTLPMFHCSGWSYTWAVTAVGGTHICLRRVDPALIFPAIRDHGVTHLCGAPIVLNMLVHAPDAVKLRFDHAIEVATGGAAPPSAVIEGMERMGFRVTHLYGLTESYGPATLCAWQDEWNDLPLEQRARLMARQGVRYPTLSGMQVADPETHEPVPRDGATLGEVMLRGHTIMKGYFKNPRATEEAFREGWYHSGDLAVWHPDNYIEVKDRSKDIIISGGENISSLELEECLYRHPKVMEAAVVARPDDKWGETPCAFVTLKPGASATVEEIVAWCREHVAGFKIPKTVVFGALPKTSTGKIQKFILREQARTL from the coding sequence ATGGACCGCAATCCCGCCAACTTCGCGCCGCTGTCGCCTGTCACGTTTCTCGCGCGGGCGGCCGAGGTCTATCCGGGCAAGGTCGCGATTCGCCACGGCGCGCAGTCCATCACCTATCGGCAGTTCGATGAGCGCGTTCGCCGCTTTGCTTCCGCATTGGTGAAGCGCGGCATCGTTCATGGCGATACCGTCGCGACTGTGGCGCCGAACGTTCCCGCGCAACTCGAGGCGCACTACGCCGTGCCGGGTCTGGGCGCCGTTCTTAACGCGATCAACTACCGGCTTGACGCGAGGACCATCGCGTTCATCCTCGATCACGGGGAGGCGAAGATCCTTCTCGTCGACGGTGAGTTCGCGCCGGTCGTTGCCGAGGCGCTCAAGCTCTGCAAAGCGAAGCCCCTGGTCGTGGACGTCGACGACGGCGTCGGCCCGTGCATTGGTTCGATGACCTACGCGGATTTGCTGGAGGAGGGCGACGCGGCATTCGAGCTGCCCGGTCCGCGGGACGAGTGGGATTCGATGTGCCTGCTCTACACCTCGGGCACGACGGGCGACCCGAAGGGCGTGGTCTATCACCATCGCGGCGGCTACCTCAATTCGCTCGGCAACGCGTTGATGTTCGGCCTCTCCGCGGAGTCCGTGTATCTCTGGACGCTGCCGATGTTCCATTGCAGCGGCTGGTCGTACACCTGGGCGGTCACGGCCGTCGGCGGCACGCACATTTGCCTGCGCCGGGTCGATCCCGCGCTGATCTTCCCGGCCATTCGCGATCACGGCGTCACGCACCTGTGCGGTGCGCCGATCGTGTTGAACATGCTGGTCCACGCACCCGATGCGGTGAAGCTGCGCTTCGACCATGCCATCGAAGTCGCGACGGGTGGGGCCGCGCCGCCTTCGGCGGTGATCGAAGGCATGGAGCGGATGGGCTTTCGCGTGACGCACCTGTACGGACTCACCGAAAGCTACGGACCCGCAACGCTGTGCGCGTGGCAGGACGAATGGAACGACCTGCCGCTCGAGCAGCGCGCGCGCCTCATGGCGCGCCAGGGCGTTCGCTATCCGACGCTCTCCGGCATGCAGGTGGCTGATCCGGAGACGCACGAGCCCGTGCCGCGCGATGGCGCAACGCTGGGGGAAGTGATGCTTCGCGGCCACACGATCATGAAGGGTTATTTCAAGAACCCCCGCGCCACGGAGGAAGCGTTCCGCGAGGGCTGGTACCACTCGGGTGACCTCGCGGTCTGGCATCCGGACAACTACATCGAGGTGAAGGACCGCTCCAAGGACATCATCATCTCGGGCGGGGAGAACATCTCGTCGCTGGAATTGGAAGAGTGCCTTTACCGTCATCCGAAGGTGATGGAAGCCGCGGTAGTCGCGCGGCCCGATGACAAGTGGGGCGAGACGCCCTGCGCGTTCGTGACGCTGAAGCCCGGTGCGTCGGCCACGGTCGAGGAAATCGTCGCGTGGTGCCGCGAGCACGTCGCGGGATTCAAGATTCCGAAGACGGTCGTGTTCGGCGCGCTGCCCAAGACCTCGACCGGGAAGATCCAGAAATTCATCCTGCGCGAACAAGCGCGCACACTCTGA
- a CDS encoding tetratricopeptide repeat protein — translation MKICAHILRLAGSAVVAGLVSAPAFADPAAIERARKLLVENNPKAAYAELAPLQGTLAGTPEFDYLFGVASLDSGKFEDAIIAFERVLAINPNHAGAQMDLGRAYFGLGSYDLAEAAFVKLREQNPPPQALQAINQYLDAIDKRKRETRPGWIGYVEAALGYDSNLTGVPGDFGAASQQSFNIIVEPTGNSVKRSEPYFEALGYLEYAHPLSRGWSVFGGFGGRGRAYNKETDFNIVAGDVRAGAALNDGPQQWRFSGGYQDYRQEGAAPGEPKPTNDRTTANAVLDYRYALDTKNQLGLGLQYSAVRFPENKIDDFDQIYFSGSWLRSFEGKGTPLLYLTAFITDDKAKNKFDDGVTDKSKNLAGARSYFQYSYTPKLQIFNVLGVVLRKDKDAFARSTTVEKGKDTFFEFGLGLTWQFQEKCAVRTQWSYTQNASNIDIYDFNRNEVSTAVRCDLF, via the coding sequence ATGAAGATCTGCGCACACATCCTGCGGCTGGCAGGCTCCGCCGTGGTCGCGGGGCTGGTTTCCGCACCGGCATTCGCCGACCCGGCCGCGATCGAGCGCGCCCGCAAGCTCCTCGTCGAGAACAACCCGAAGGCGGCCTACGCCGAGCTCGCGCCCTTGCAGGGAACGCTCGCGGGCACTCCCGAATTCGATTACCTCTTCGGCGTGGCCTCGCTCGACAGCGGCAAGTTCGAGGACGCGATCATCGCTTTCGAACGCGTGCTCGCGATCAATCCCAATCACGCCGGCGCGCAGATGGATCTGGGCCGCGCGTACTTCGGCCTCGGCTCCTATGACCTCGCGGAAGCCGCGTTCGTGAAGCTGCGCGAGCAGAATCCGCCGCCCCAGGCGCTGCAGGCGATCAACCAGTACCTCGATGCGATCGACAAGCGCAAGCGCGAGACGCGCCCGGGCTGGATCGGCTACGTCGAAGCCGCACTCGGATACGACAGCAACCTCACGGGCGTGCCCGGCGATTTCGGCGCGGCCTCGCAGCAGTCGTTCAATATCATCGTCGAGCCCACCGGCAACTCGGTGAAGCGCTCGGAGCCGTACTTCGAAGCGCTCGGTTACCTCGAATACGCGCACCCGCTCTCGCGCGGCTGGAGCGTGTTCGGCGGCTTCGGCGGACGCGGCCGCGCATACAACAAGGAAACGGATTTCAACATCGTCGCGGGCGACGTGCGCGCGGGTGCCGCGCTGAACGACGGACCGCAGCAGTGGCGCTTCTCGGGCGGCTACCAGGACTATCGCCAGGAAGGCGCGGCGCCGGGTGAACCGAAGCCCACCAACGACCGCACCACCGCGAATGCCGTGCTCGACTATCGCTACGCGCTCGACACGAAAAACCAGCTCGGCCTCGGCCTGCAGTATTCGGCGGTGCGTTTCCCCGAGAACAAGATTGACGACTTCGACCAGATCTACTTTTCCGGATCGTGGCTGCGCAGCTTCGAGGGCAAGGGCACGCCCCTGCTGTATCTCACGGCCTTCATCACCGATGACAAGGCGAAGAACAAGTTCGACGACGGCGTGACCGACAAGAGCAAGAACCTCGCGGGCGCGCGCAGCTACTTCCAGTATTCGTACACACCCAAGCTGCAGATCTTCAACGTGCTGGGCGTGGTGCTGCGCAAGGACAAGGATGCGTTCGCGCGCTCCACCACGGTGGAGAAGGGCAAGGACACGTTCTTCGAATTCGGGCTCGGCCTCACGTGGCAGTTCCAGGAAAAGTGCGCGGTGCGCACGCAGTGGTCGTACACGCAGAACGCCTCGAACATCGACATCTACGACTTCAACCGCAACGAGGTTTCGACCGCGGTGCGGTGCGACCTGTTCTGA
- a CDS encoding FecR family protein, with protein sequence MKTLKISRLRYAIALALAATVGDAAAASGSFTFVTGEVSVTKANGQRVTAQRGTEVDPGDSITTGASGMAQLTMIDQARLSLRPNTQFRIEGYQRSADSSEGAVLSLVRGTLRAFTGLIASSNRDKFVMKTRVATVGIRGSGNILYACRADECDKSVTGLGQGNDQDFTVNHTIEGSHAVTNVVDAAAGLPPQQGGAQTLITGPGQTVMIQGAQAPRYVPTPTFISDTATNPTGAAKTAATASDAAATRDFAPGDNQQLSASQQASSTPVGNNGLGFVTIDASNNLLSDPIGLNDVIISTGGPFLGQAVPASIRLEGNTAALRGYTAYSGTQSNLSPDIAGGTLREMHTVNVATGLTVILGRWEGASLSFSGIGGGPTAGNIHWAYASSGYPTYLSDVLTGTATYTLAQATAPTNQNNTTGTVGTATMNVNFTNRTLGVTISVSMPAAGANAGGTWGATASDVPFSLNTFFATTADRLRVSNGSTQSGSGQLLSGAIEGSFVGANLQGAIIGYGIADFTASNPANHNQINGVLLLTGPAQNGAATYREGRVSDPSGYLANSGFSRNFSTTNRPEEVIAGANGAVTQFTAPLFAGVGSRATYALGTAQVVQSGFDAETGLVWGRWGNGVATVTGNGQTQPINLQSASLHYIFAGPQQGPVTLPLTGTGVYDVIGNTSPTDSAGHVGTFGSATLDANFTNRTASATVNVTVNGQNWIGTAPNMPIYRDQYFSATTGSTVPGIPNLSPLGIACTPSCVGATGSFDGFFTGRSGQRAGLMYNMGGVQGGVAFGRRGG encoded by the coding sequence ATGAAAACACTCAAAATTTCGCGCCTGCGCTACGCCATCGCACTGGCCCTTGCCGCCACCGTCGGCGATGCGGCCGCGGCCAGCGGTTCCTTCACCTTCGTGACGGGCGAAGTGTCCGTCACCAAGGCCAACGGCCAGCGCGTCACCGCGCAGCGCGGCACCGAGGTCGACCCGGGCGACTCGATCACCACGGGTGCGAGCGGCATGGCGCAGCTCACGATGATCGACCAGGCGCGCCTGTCGCTGCGGCCGAACACGCAGTTCCGCATCGAGGGTTACCAGCGCAGCGCCGACTCGAGCGAGGGCGCGGTGCTTTCGCTGGTGCGCGGCACGCTGCGCGCGTTCACCGGCCTCATCGCTTCGTCCAACCGCGACAAGTTCGTGATGAAGACGCGCGTGGCCACGGTCGGTATCCGCGGCTCGGGCAACATCCTCTACGCGTGCCGCGCCGACGAGTGCGACAAGAGCGTGACCGGACTGGGCCAGGGCAACGACCAGGACTTCACGGTGAACCACACGATCGAAGGCAGCCACGCCGTCACCAACGTGGTCGATGCGGCCGCGGGCCTGCCGCCGCAGCAGGGCGGGGCGCAGACGCTGATCACCGGCCCGGGCCAGACCGTCATGATCCAGGGCGCGCAAGCGCCGCGCTACGTGCCGACGCCGACCTTCATCTCCGACACGGCGACCAATCCGACGGGTGCTGCGAAGACCGCGGCCACCGCGAGCGACGCCGCCGCCACGCGCGATTTCGCGCCGGGCGACAACCAGCAGCTCTCCGCGTCGCAGCAAGCCTCCAGCACGCCGGTGGGCAACAACGGCCTGGGCTTCGTCACGATCGACGCGTCCAACAATCTCCTTTCCGATCCGATCGGCCTCAACGACGTGATCATCTCCACGGGCGGCCCGTTCCTCGGCCAGGCCGTGCCCGCGAGCATCCGGCTCGAAGGCAACACCGCGGCGCTGCGCGGCTACACCGCGTACTCGGGCACGCAATCGAATCTCTCGCCCGACATCGCGGGCGGCACGCTTCGTGAGATGCACACGGTCAACGTCGCCACGGGCCTCACGGTGATCCTCGGCCGCTGGGAAGGCGCCTCGCTTTCGTTCAGCGGCATCGGCGGCGGACCCACGGCCGGCAACATCCACTGGGCCTACGCGTCGTCGGGATATCCGACGTATCTCTCCGATGTCCTCACGGGTACGGCGACGTACACGCTCGCGCAGGCCACGGCACCGACGAACCAGAACAACACGACGGGCACGGTCGGCACCGCGACCATGAACGTGAACTTCACCAACCGCACGCTCGGGGTCACCATCAGCGTGAGCATGCCCGCGGCCGGCGCGAATGCCGGCGGCACCTGGGGTGCCACCGCGAGCGACGTGCCGTTCTCGCTCAACACGTTCTTCGCCACCACCGCCGATCGCCTGCGTGTGTCGAACGGTTCGACGCAATCGGGCAGCGGGCAACTCCTCTCGGGCGCGATCGAAGGCAGCTTCGTCGGCGCGAACCTGCAAGGCGCGATCATCGGCTACGGCATCGCCGACTTCACCGCATCCAATCCGGCGAACCACAACCAGATCAACGGCGTGCTGCTGCTCACCGGTCCCGCGCAGAACGGCGCGGCCACGTATCGCGAGGGCCGCGTCTCCGATCCTTCGGGCTACCTCGCCAACTCGGGCTTCTCGCGCAACTTCTCCACGACGAATCGTCCGGAAGAGGTGATTGCCGGCGCGAACGGCGCGGTCACGCAATTCACGGCGCCGCTCTTCGCCGGCGTGGGTTCGCGCGCTACTTACGCGCTCGGTACCGCGCAGGTCGTCCAGTCGGGCTTCGATGCCGAAACGGGCCTCGTGTGGGGCCGCTGGGGCAATGGCGTGGCCACGGTCACCGGCAACGGCCAGACGCAGCCGATCAACCTGCAAAGTGCCAGCCTGCATTACATCTTCGCGGGGCCGCAGCAAGGTCCGGTCACGCTGCCGCTCACCGGCACCGGCGTCTACGACGTCATCGGCAACACCTCGCCCACCGACAGCGCGGGCCACGTCGGCACGTTCGGCTCGGCCACGCTCGACGCGAACTTCACCAACCGGACGGCTTCCGCGACGGTGAACGTCACGGTCAACGGGCAGAACTGGATCGGCACCGCACCCAACATGCCGATCTACCGCGACCAATACTTCTCGGCAACGACGGGCAGCACCGTGCCCGGCATTCCCAACCTCTCGCCGCTGGGCATCGCCTGCACGCCGAGTTGCGTGGGCGCCACGGGCAGCTTCGACGGCTTCTTCACCGGCCGTTCCGGCCAGCGCGCCGGGCTGATGTACAACATGGGCGGCGTCCAGGGCGGGGTGGCGTTCGGCCGCCGCGGCGGGTAG
- a CDS encoding ABC transporter substrate-binding protein, producing MKLNRKLLAVAIAALSAGAAHAQISGNVVKIGILNDQSSLYADLGGQGSVTAAKMAIEDFKAKEKGLTVEVVFADHQNKADVGSQIASKWYDAEGVDVIVDVPNSGVALAIAALTKDKGKAFINSGAASSDLTGKACSPNTVHWTYDTWMLANGTGSAIVKRGGDSWFFLTADYAFGHALERDTEAVVLKAGGKVVAKVRHPLNTQDFSSFLLQAQASKAKIVGLANAGGDTINSIKQASEFGIVKGGQNLAGLLVFLSDVHGLGLDKAQGLILTNTFYWDLNDSTRAWSKRFAAANGNKQPTMVQAGVYAGVLHYLKAVAALKSDDGTKVVAKMKELPTDDPLFGKGTIRADGRKIHPAYLVEVKKPSESKGPYDYYKVLATIPADQAFRPIDAGDCAMVKK from the coding sequence ATGAAATTGAATCGCAAGCTGCTCGCTGTCGCCATCGCCGCGTTGTCGGCCGGTGCAGCCCACGCCCAGATCTCGGGCAACGTCGTGAAGATCGGCATCCTGAACGACCAGTCGAGCCTGTACGCCGACCTCGGCGGCCAGGGTTCGGTCACCGCGGCGAAGATGGCCATCGAAGACTTCAAGGCGAAGGAGAAGGGCCTCACCGTCGAGGTCGTCTTCGCCGACCACCAGAACAAGGCCGACGTCGGCTCGCAGATCGCGAGCAAGTGGTACGACGCCGAGGGCGTGGACGTGATCGTCGACGTGCCCAACTCCGGTGTCGCGCTCGCGATCGCCGCGCTCACGAAGGACAAGGGCAAGGCGTTCATCAACTCCGGCGCCGCGTCCTCGGACCTCACGGGCAAGGCGTGCTCGCCCAACACGGTCCACTGGACCTACGACACCTGGATGCTCGCCAACGGCACGGGCAGCGCGATCGTGAAGCGCGGCGGCGATTCCTGGTTCTTCCTCACGGCGGACTACGCCTTCGGCCACGCCCTCGAGCGCGACACCGAAGCCGTGGTGCTGAAGGCCGGCGGCAAGGTCGTTGCGAAGGTGCGCCATCCGCTCAACACGCAGGACTTCTCGTCGTTCCTGCTGCAGGCGCAGGCGTCCAAGGCCAAGATCGTCGGCCTCGCCAACGCCGGCGGCGACACGATCAACTCGATCAAGCAGGCCTCCGAGTTCGGCATCGTGAAGGGCGGCCAGAACCTCGCGGGCCTCCTCGTGTTCCTGTCCGACGTGCATGGCCTGGGCCTCGACAAGGCGCAGGGCCTGATCCTCACCAACACGTTCTACTGGGATCTCAACGATTCCACGCGCGCCTGGTCAAAGCGCTTCGCTGCGGCCAACGGCAACAAACAGCCGACGATGGTCCAGGCCGGCGTGTACGCCGGTGTCCTGCACTACCTGAAGGCCGTCGCGGCGCTGAAGAGCGATGACGGCACGAAGGTGGTCGCGAAGATGAAGGAACTGCCGACGGATGATCCGCTGTTCGGCAAGGGCACGATCCGCGCCGACGGCCGCAAGATCCACCCGGCCTACCTCGTGGAAGTGAAGAAGCCCTCGGAGTCCAAGGGCCCGTACGACTACTACAAGGTCCTTGCGACCATCCCGGCCGACCAGGCGTTCCGCCCGATCGACGCGGGCGACTGCGCGATGGTCAAGAAGTAA
- a CDS encoding branched-chain amino acid ABC transporter permease — protein sequence MAAIDPPPISQAAWDERYHRRAFVVMMVMFILAPAVVYPVFLMKALCFALFACAFNLLIGFGGLLSFGHAMFLGMAGYICAHAAKVWGFPPELAILAGTAFSTALGFVAGLIAIRRQGIYFAMITLALAQMIFFYCLQAPFTGGEDGIQSVPRGKLLGFLDLHNVHVLYYTVLAIFTGGFLLIYRIIHSPFGQVLKAIRENEPRAISLGYKTERYKLVAFVASAALTGLAGATKAIVFQLASITDVQWQMSGEVVLMTLLGGMGTVFGPVAGAFAIISMEYYLAELGAWFTIAQGIIFVVCVLAFRRGILGEFEAWLRNRK from the coding sequence ATGGCCGCCATCGACCCGCCCCCGATCTCGCAAGCCGCCTGGGACGAGCGCTACCACCGCCGCGCCTTCGTGGTGATGATGGTGATGTTCATCCTCGCGCCCGCGGTCGTGTATCCGGTCTTCCTCATGAAGGCGCTGTGCTTCGCGCTCTTCGCCTGCGCGTTCAACCTGCTGATCGGCTTCGGCGGGCTGCTCTCGTTCGGCCACGCGATGTTCCTCGGCATGGCGGGATACATCTGCGCGCATGCGGCGAAGGTCTGGGGCTTCCCGCCTGAACTGGCGATCCTTGCCGGCACTGCGTTCTCGACTGCGCTGGGTTTCGTCGCGGGCCTGATCGCCATCCGCCGCCAGGGCATCTACTTCGCGATGATCACGCTGGCACTCGCGCAGATGATCTTCTTCTACTGCCTGCAGGCGCCCTTCACCGGCGGCGAGGACGGCATCCAGTCGGTGCCGCGCGGGAAGCTCCTGGGCTTCCTCGATCTCCACAACGTGCACGTCCTCTACTACACGGTGCTCGCGATCTTCACGGGCGGGTTCCTGCTCATCTACCGGATCATCCATTCGCCTTTCGGCCAGGTGCTGAAGGCCATCCGCGAGAACGAGCCGCGCGCCATCTCCCTGGGCTACAAGACCGAGCGCTACAAGCTGGTCGCGTTCGTGGCTTCGGCCGCGCTCACGGGTCTTGCCGGCGCCACCAAGGCCATCGTCTTCCAGCTCGCCTCGATCACCGACGTGCAGTGGCAGATGTCGGGCGAGGTCGTGCTGATGACGCTGCTCGGCGGCATGGGCACGGTGTTCGGTCCGGTCGCGGGCGCCTTCGCGATCATCTCGATGGAGTACTACCTCGCGGAGCTGGGCGCCTGGTTCACGATCGCGCAGGGCATCATCTTCGTGGTCTGCGTCCTCGCGTTCCGCCGCGGCATCCTCGGCGAATTCGAAGCCTGGCTTCGCAATCGGAAATAA
- a CDS encoding branched-chain amino acid ABC transporter permease — MNEIFGVPTQALFGQLLIGLINGSFYALLSLGLAVIFGLLNIINFTHGAQYMMGAFVAYFLASKAGMGYWWALLVVPLVVGATGVVIERLMLSKLYKLDHLYGLLLTFGLALIIEGAFRHQFGSAGLPYSMPDQLVGVFNLGFMFLPKYRGWVIIASLVICLATWFLIERTRLGANLRAATENPTIVQAFGVNVPRMITLTYGFGVGLAALAGVFAAPIYQVSPQMGSSLIIVVFAVVVIGGMGSILGSIITGFGLGIIEGLTKVFYPEASNTVIFVIMAIVLMIRPQGLFGQR, encoded by the coding sequence ATGAACGAAATCTTCGGCGTCCCCACCCAGGCCCTCTTCGGCCAGCTCCTCATCGGGCTGATCAACGGGAGCTTCTACGCGCTCCTGTCGCTGGGGCTCGCGGTGATCTTCGGGCTGCTGAACATCATCAATTTCACGCACGGCGCGCAGTACATGATGGGCGCGTTCGTGGCGTACTTCCTCGCGAGCAAGGCGGGGATGGGTTACTGGTGGGCGCTCCTCGTCGTGCCGCTCGTCGTGGGCGCCACGGGGGTCGTGATCGAGCGGCTGATGCTCTCGAAGCTCTACAAGCTCGACCACCTCTACGGGCTGCTGCTCACGTTCGGCCTGGCCCTCATCATCGAAGGCGCGTTCCGCCACCAGTTCGGCTCGGCGGGCCTCCCTTATTCGATGCCCGACCAGCTGGTCGGCGTCTTCAACCTGGGCTTCATGTTCCTGCCCAAGTATCGCGGCTGGGTGATCATCGCTTCGCTCGTGATCTGCCTCGCGACCTGGTTCCTGATCGAGCGCACGCGCCTGGGGGCGAACCTGCGTGCGGCCACGGAGAACCCGACGATCGTGCAGGCCTTCGGCGTGAACGTGCCGCGCATGATCACGCTCACGTACGGATTCGGCGTCGGCCTCGCGGCCCTCGCAGGCGTATTTGCGGCGCCGATCTACCAGGTGAGCCCGCAGATGGGCTCGTCGCTCATCATCGTGGTGTTCGCCGTGGTCGTGATCGGCGGCATGGGGTCCATCCTGGGCTCGATCATCACCGGCTTCGGGCTCGGCATCATCGAGGGGCTTACGAAGGTTTTCTACCCCGAGGCGTCGAACACCGTGATCTTCGTGATCATGGCGATCGTCCTCATGATCCGCCCGCAAGGGCTCTTCGGGCAGCGCTGA
- a CDS encoding ABC transporter ATP-binding protein yields the protein MNEVLRVANLHAWYGESHVLHGVDFVVNKGEVVTLLGRNGAGRTSTFKSILGLVGKRTGSIVVNGVETVTMPTHRIARLGIGYVPEERAIFSSLSVEENLMLPPVIGEGGMSVDEIYEMFPNLRERRSTAQGTKLSGGEQQMLAMARILRTGAHLLLLDEITEGLAPVIVQALGRVIVKLKERGFTIVLVEQNFRFAAPLADRHYVMEHGRIAETLSASELESKTQLLHEYLGV from the coding sequence ATGAACGAGGTGCTGCGCGTCGCGAACCTGCACGCCTGGTACGGCGAATCGCACGTGCTGCACGGCGTGGACTTCGTCGTGAACAAGGGTGAGGTGGTCACGCTGCTGGGCCGCAACGGCGCAGGGCGCACCTCCACGTTCAAGTCGATCCTGGGCCTCGTGGGAAAACGCACCGGCTCGATCGTCGTCAATGGCGTCGAGACCGTGACGATGCCCACGCACCGAATCGCGCGCCTGGGCATCGGCTACGTCCCCGAGGAGCGCGCGATCTTCTCGAGCCTTTCGGTGGAGGAGAACCTCATGCTGCCGCCCGTGATCGGCGAGGGCGGCATGAGCGTCGATGAGATCTACGAGATGTTTCCCAACCTGCGCGAGCGCCGCTCGACCGCGCAGGGCACCAAGCTTTCCGGCGGCGAGCAGCAGATGCTCGCGATGGCGCGCATCCTTCGCACCGGCGCGCACCTGCTGCTGCTCGATGAGATCACCGAGGGCCTCGCGCCCGTGATCGTGCAAGCACTCGGCCGCGTGATCGTGAAGCTCAAGGAACGCGGCTTCACCATCGTGCTGGTGGAACAGAACTTCCGGTTCGCGGCCCCGCTCGCGGACCGGCATTACGTGATGGAGCATGGAAGAATCGCGGAAACCCTTTCCGCGTCGGAACTCGAATCGAAGACACAGTTGCTTCACGAGTACCTGGGTGTTTAA